GGCTCGTCGGCGAGGTCATCCGCCGCATCTCCGGTCGCAGCGTCGGGCAGTTCGTGGCCGAGGAGCTGGCCGGCCCGCTGGGCCTCGACTTCTGGGTGGGCCTGCCCGACGACAAGCAGGCGCTCGTCGCACCGCTCACCAACCGCGGGCCCCGCGACGGGTCGGCGCCGCCCCAGCCCGGCGAGGGCAAGGACCTCGCCCAGATGATCACCGACGCCCTCGGGCCCGACGCGCTGGTGCTCAAGGCGCTCGGCGGCGTCCCCGGGCTGCTCACGCAGGAGGGGATGTTCAACCGTCCCGAGGTGCGGGCCGCCGAGCTGCCGGCCGCCAACGGGGTCGGCAACGCCCGGTCGCTGGCCCGGCTCTACGCCGCGGTCATCGGCGAGGTGACCCACGACGGCGCCGTCGTCGGGCCGCTGCTCACACCCGAGCAGACCACGGCGGCCCTCGAGGTGCAGACATCCGGGCCCGACAAGGTGCTGCTGTTCGAGACCGTGTTCGGGCTCGGCTTCATGCTCTCGTCCCCGTTCTCGCCCTACGGCGGCCCACGGGGCTTCGGTCACTCGGGTGCCGGCGGTTCGATGGCCTTCGCCGATCCCGACCACGGGGTGGCGTTCGGGTACGCCATGAACCGGATGCTGGCGAACCTCGCCGGCGACCCCCGCACCACCGGGCTCGTCGCGGCGGTCTACGACGCCATCGGCGTCACCCCGACGTTCGTCTGACCCTCGGGG
The sequence above is a segment of the Acidimicrobiales bacterium genome. Coding sequences within it:
- a CDS encoding serine hydrolase domain-containing protein — its product is MEGSKASGYVEPGFEGVRQAFDDNFAEHGEVGAAVAVYVEGRKVVDLWGGVRQVDTELPYDEDTLQLVFSTTKGVTALCANLLVQRGLLDVDAPVAEYWPEFAAAGKADVPVRWLLCHKVGLPYVDADLTLEQVLAWDPVVEALAAMEPVWEPGSGHGYHAVTYGWLVGEVIRRISGRSVGQFVAEELAGPLGLDFWVGLPDDKQALVAPLTNRGPRDGSAPPQPGEGKDLAQMITDALGPDALVLKALGGVPGLLTQEGMFNRPEVRAAELPAANGVGNARSLARLYAAVIGEVTHDGAVVGPLLTPEQTTAALEVQTSGPDKVLLFETVFGLGFMLSSPFSPYGGPRGFGHSGAGGSMAFADPDHGVAFGYAMNRMLANLAGDPRTTGLVAAVYDAIGVTPTFV